A single Cannabis sativa cultivar Pink pepper isolate KNU-18-1 chromosome 7, ASM2916894v1, whole genome shotgun sequence DNA region contains:
- the LOC115696848 gene encoding 2-alkenal reductase (NADP(+)-dependent) — translation MEEVSNKQLLLKNYVSGYPKESDMVLATSTIKLKLPEGSNGVLVKNLYLSCDPYMGPRMKNLNNGFFIEPFKLGSPITGNGICKVLKSGNPNFKEGDLVSGVTGWEQYSVIESTKYMSKIQNTDVPLSYYTGLLGMPGMTAYAGFFEVCSPKKGEYVFISAASGAVGQLVGQFAKLLGCYVVGSAGRNEKVDLLKNKFGFDEAFNYKEESDFDVALKRYFPEGIDIYFDNVGGKLLDAVLQNMRSHARISVCGMISQYNLEQTEGVHNLTNLVWKSARMVGFLVADYYHLYPKFLEYVMPYLKEGKIVYVEDIAEGLKSAPKALVGLFNGCNVGKQVVLVSSE, via the exons ATGGAAGAAGTGAGCAATAAACAACTGCTGCTGAAGAACTATGTTTCCGGTTATCCGAAAGAGTCGGATATGGTCTTAGCCACTTCCACCATCAAGCTTAAGCTTCCAGAAGGCTCCAATGGTGTTCTAGTAAAGAACCTTTATTTGTCATGCGATCCTTACATGGGACCCCGAATGAAGAACCTCAACAATGGCTTTTTCATAGAGCCCTTCAAACTTGGTTCT CCTATCACTGGGAATGGAATTTGTAAGGTACTAAAATCTGGAAATCCAAACTTCAAGGAAGGAGATTTGGTCTCTGGAGTGACAGGGTGGGAGCAATACAGTGTTATTGAGTCCACGAAATATATGTCTAAAATTCAAAACACTGACGTGCCTCTGTCTTACTATACTGGATTACTAG GAATGCCTGGTATGACTGCTTATGCTGGCTTCTTCGAGGTTTGCTCTCCGAAAAAGGGGGAATATGTGTTCATTTCTGCAGCATCAGGAGCAGTTGGTCAGCTTGTTGGGCAGTTCGCAAAGCTCTTGGGTTGTTATGTTGTTGGAAGTGCTGGAAGGAACGAAAAG GTTGATTTGTTGAAGAACAAATTTGGCTTTGATGAGGCTTTCAACTACAAAGAAGAGTCTGACTTTGATGTAGCTTTAAAAAG GTATTTTCCAGAAGGTATAGATATATACTTTGATAATGTTGGGGGAAAGCTGCTAGATGCTGTTCTACAAAACATGAGAAGCCATGCTCGAATTTCTGTTTGTGGAATGATCTCACAGTACAACCTTGAACAAACTGAAGGTGTACATAATCTGACGAATCTTGTGTGGAAAAGTGCTCGAATGGTTGGATTTCTGGTTGCTGACTATTACCACCTATACCCAAAATTTCTCGAATATGTTATGCCTTACTTAAAAGAAGGAAAAATTGTGTATGTTGAAGATATAGCTGAAGGGCTAAAGAGTGCCCCAAAAGCTTTGGTAGGGCTCTTCAATGGATGCAATGTGGGAAAACAGGTGGTTCTAGTCTCTTCGGAATGA